A genomic region of Deinococcus sp. KSM4-11 contains the following coding sequences:
- a CDS encoding LysR family transcriptional regulator has product MATGKSTTLTQPTLPQLRALLAVADAGGFGEAAAELGVSQSSLSEAVGKLEDLVGRPLLRRSPAGTVVTPAGARVLAHARTAVQAAADVLLAAQDEGGLSGVLRVASFRSTATHLLPPVLAAFRREHPGVTVRLLDGEADGGGEAQVRDGQADIALVVGEDMPGLRLTPLLDDEYLFVAPEARGNQPVTFEEVAGSALLLPPGLNSCHVRVQSYLRPLGISPAAVTEIDQDSVILGMVRHGLGVTVMPRLALLPLPDGLVALPLPQSLTRPLAVATLPQRAHLPIIRQFTAALVASLGMPDTRPAGAWRAAAPLLH; this is encoded by the coding sequence ATGGCCACCGGGAAATCCACCACCCTCACCCAGCCGACCCTGCCGCAACTCAGGGCGCTGCTCGCCGTCGCGGACGCGGGCGGGTTTGGGGAAGCGGCGGCGGAGCTGGGCGTGTCGCAGTCGTCGCTCAGCGAGGCGGTGGGCAAACTGGAGGATCTGGTGGGCCGTCCCCTCCTGCGGCGTTCCCCGGCGGGCACGGTGGTGACGCCGGCGGGGGCGCGGGTGCTGGCCCACGCGCGGACGGCGGTGCAGGCCGCCGCAGATGTGCTGCTGGCCGCCCAGGACGAGGGTGGGCTCTCCGGGGTGCTGCGGGTGGCGTCGTTCCGCTCGACGGCCACGCACCTGCTCCCGCCGGTGCTGGCCGCCTTCCGACGGGAGCATCCGGGTGTGACGGTGAGGCTGCTGGACGGCGAGGCCGACGGGGGCGGCGAGGCCCAGGTACGCGACGGTCAGGCGGATATCGCGCTGGTGGTGGGCGAGGACATGCCCGGCCTGCGCCTGACGCCCCTGCTGGACGACGAGTACCTGTTCGTGGCCCCGGAAGCGCGGGGAAATCAGCCGGTGACCTTCGAGGAGGTGGCGGGGTCGGCGCTGCTGCTCCCACCAGGGCTGAACTCCTGCCACGTGCGGGTTCAGTCGTACCTGCGCCCGCTGGGCATCAGCCCGGCCGCCGTCACGGAGATCGACCAGGACAGCGTGATCCTGGGCATGGTGCGCCATGGGCTGGGCGTGACGGTCATGCCGCGCCTGGCGCTTCTGCCCCTGCCGGACGGGCTGGTGGCCCTGCCCCTTCCACAGTCCCTGACCCGGCCGCTGGCGGTGGCGACCCTGCCGCAACGGGCCCACCTGCCGATCATCCGGCAGTTCACCGCCGCGCTGGTGGCCTCGCTGGGCATGCCGGACACACGGCCGGCGGGCGCGTGGCGCGCTGCCGCTCCTCTGCTACATTGA
- a CDS encoding HD-GYP domain-containing protein: MIDPVLGQYDDRLPETVNLLSQAPDAVVQETFEEACSWIRTLLGRPAEGHERQVTMLALRLALEAGEVRTTLGIRQVIWAGMLHDIGKSAIDPRITNKPGGLSAQEQDIMRQHPALGRRLASMAPDVDSEILNAVQHHHERWDGRGYPAGLIGESVPVLARILKVADVYDALVTDRPYRPAWSSDEAVEYLLDHSGTDFDPRLVRIFVHQVLQVYGN, encoded by the coding sequence ATGATCGACCCGGTGCTCGGACAATATGACGATCGTCTCCCGGAGACGGTCAATCTGCTGTCGCAGGCGCCGGACGCCGTGGTGCAGGAAACCTTCGAAGAGGCATGCAGCTGGATCAGGACGCTGCTGGGCCGTCCTGCGGAGGGACACGAGCGGCAGGTGACGATGCTGGCCCTGCGTCTGGCCCTGGAAGCCGGCGAGGTTCGCACGACCCTGGGGATCCGTCAGGTGATCTGGGCAGGCATGCTGCACGATATTGGGAAGTCGGCCATCGATCCGCGCATCACGAACAAGCCCGGTGGGCTGTCGGCGCAGGAACAGGACATCATGCGGCAACACCCGGCCCTGGGTCGGCGGTTGGCGTCCATGGCGCCCGACGTGGACTCGGAGATCCTGAATGCGGTGCAACACCATCATGAACGCTGGGACGGACGTGGCTATCCGGCGGGCCTGATCGGAGAGTCGGTGCCGGTATTGGCACGGATTCTGAAGGTCGCGGACGTGTACGACGCGCTCGTGACGGATCGACCGTATCGCCCGGCGTGGTCGTCGGACGAGGCGGTGGAGTATTTGCTGGATCACTCGGGCACGGATTTCGACCCGAGGCTGGTGCGGATTTTCGTGCACCAGGTGTTGCAGGTGTATGGCAACTGA